The nucleotide sequence AGCCGGCGATCGACGGCGTCTGCACGAATTCGGGCAGGAAGGCGAAGACCGAGTAGAGACCGGCACCGAAGAGCAGGGCGACGAGGTTGGTGGTCCAGACCGCCGGCACCCGCATCATCCGCATGTCGACAAGGGGCTGAGCCGACCGCAGTTCGACCGCTCCCCAGGCTGCCGCCAGGACCACGCTGGCCACGAGCAGACCGACCACCGAAACAGAACCCCAGCCCCACGAGGGTGCTTCGCTGACCGCAACCAGCAGGGCGACCAGCCACGCCGACAGCAGCACGGCGGCTGTCCAGCTGACCCTGCCCGGTGAGCGCACCGGTGATTCCGGGACCACGAGGTGGGTGGCCACCGCGGCCACGGCGACCACGATGCCGGGGATCCAGAACAGCCAGTGGTAGTCGAGGGCGTTGACGATCGGGCCGGCCAGAACCAGGCCGAGGCCACCACCAACCGCGAGCAGGGCCGCGATGACGCCGACGGCGCCGGCCACCTTCTCGCGGGGGAACTCGTCCCGGATGATCCCGAACGCCAGCGGGATCACGCCGCCACCGACGCCCTGGATCGCCCGCGCAACGATCATGACGGAGATCGACGTCGCCAGAGCGGCGAGCACCGATCCGACCGCGAGCGCAACCAGAACCCCGACGAGGACCTTCTCCTTGCCGATCATGTCGCCGATGCGCCCGAGGATCGGCGTGAACACCGAGGCCGACAGCAGGTAAGCGGTGAGGACCCAGGTCACGGTGCTCTGGGAGGTGTGCAGGCTCGTTTCCAGCAGCGGCAGGACCGGTGAGACCAGGGACTGCAGCAGTGAGTAGGCGGCCGCGGCGACGGCGAGCACCACGAAGGTGAGCTGATAGCGGGATCGGGTAGCGGTCTCGGTCATCGGTTGGTACTCCAGGCGGTACATAGCTGAAACAAAACGGAG is from Jatrophihabitans telluris and encodes:
- a CDS encoding MFS transporter yields the protein MTETATRSRYQLTFVVLAVAAAAYSLLQSLVSPVLPLLETSLHTSQSTVTWVLTAYLLSASVFTPILGRIGDMIGKEKVLVGVLVALAVGSVLAALATSISVMIVARAIQGVGGGVIPLAFGIIRDEFPREKVAGAVGVIAALLAVGGGLGLVLAGPIVNALDYHWLFWIPGIVVAVAAVATHLVVPESPVRSPGRVSWTAAVLLSAWLVALLVAVSEAPSWGWGSVSVVGLLVASVVLAAAWGAVELRSAQPLVDMRMMRVPAVWTTNLVALLFGAGLYSVFAFLPEFVQTPSIAGYGFSASITESGLIVLPMSVAMFVFGVLSGPLSARFGAKTVLIAGSAVSIPSFAIMAFAHGAIWEISLAMVLLGIGFGMAFSAMSNIIVDAVPSNQTGVASGMNANIRTIGGSIGAAVMASVVTSNALPSRLPKESGYTSGFGMLAAVMLLATLAGFLIPNLRKAGRDAHQREQAELAHPELALVAAGTVVGDESE